One part of the Heptranchias perlo isolate sHepPer1 chromosome 10, sHepPer1.hap1, whole genome shotgun sequence genome encodes these proteins:
- the LOC137326730 gene encoding probable G-protein coupled receptor 132, producing MSNTSDTAVKACNITYNHGVVPLVTVYSLVFAIGVPANLLILVLSSLKIWRKNVLSVYLLTLSLSDLMYMCTIPQWISYVKNQNKWAHSHTACQITGFIFFNNLYISILLLCCISVDRCLVVLYPIEAQWRRRRRTAVVVCAGIWLLVMVIHLPVFFLSGVQSSKAKNDSCFETFPMPPLVAKFNYARFCIGFCIPLAILAATNLTIFRRIRASPCLNAREKAKVKYLAIAVILIFLLCFAPYHFILLSRAVAFTLYEDSCWFEQKIYAVSTGFLCLCTVNSTINPILYMFSCESVRQEIWRDLQCFRNSSACHGNRSENWILRNTPNSRSSVYPMENVTSEN from the coding sequence ATGAGCAACACCAGTGACACCGCAGTGAAGGCCTGCAACATAACCTACAACCACGGGGTGGTGCCACTCGTCACCGTCTACAGCCTGGTTTTTGCCATCGGGGTCCCAGCCAATCTTTTGATCCTGGTACTGTCGTCCCTGAAGATCTGGAGGAAGAATGTCCTGTCGGTTTACCTGCTGACTCTGTCGCTGTCCGACTTGATGTACATGTGCACCATCCCCCAGTGGATCTCCTACGTGAAGAACCAGAACAAGTGGGCGCACAGCCACACCGCCTGCCAGATCACCGGCTTCATCTTCTTCAACAACCTGTACATCAGCATCCTGCTCCTCTGCTGCATTTCTGTCGACCGCTGCCTGGTGGTCCTCTACCCCATCGAGGCGCAGTGGCGTCGGCGCCGGAGGACAGCCGTGGTGGTCTGTGCCGGTATCTGGCTGCTGGTGATGGTCATCCACCTCCCCGTCTTCTTCCTGTCGGGCGTGCAGAGCAGCAAGGCCAAGAACGACTCGTGCTTCGAGACCTTCCCCATGCCGCCGCTGGTGGCCAAGTTCAACTACGCCAGGTTCTGCATTGGCTTCTGCATCCCGCTGGCCATCCTGGCCGCCACCAACTTGACAATCTTCCGGAGGATCAGGGCCAGCCCATGCCTCAACGCTCGCGAGAAGGCTAAGGTGAAGTACTTGGCCATCGCCGTGATACTGATCTTCCTCCTCTGCTTCGCCCCGTACCACTTCATCCTCCTCAGCAGGGCCGTTGCCTTCACGCTGTACGAGGACAGCTGCTGGTTTGAGCAAAAGATCTACGCCGTGTCCACGGGCTTCCTTTGCCTCTGCACGGTCAACAGCACCATAAACCCGATCCTCTACATGTTCTCCTGCGAGAGCGTCAGGCAGGAGATCTGGAGGGACCTCCAGTGCTTCAGAAACAGTTCCGCCTGCCACGGGAACAGATCCGAGAACTGGATTTTGCGAAATACCCCAAATTCGAGGTCTTCAGTGTATCCAATGGAAAATGTCACCAGTGAGAACTGA